The following are encoded together in the Alphaproteobacteria bacterium genome:
- a CDS encoding DMT family transporter, with the protein MTAGTASLDAADAPDNVPVGIGLILVAVLLLSSMDAAIKLLGERYPLMQLVFLRSLIGVVPVLAHVAVTRQWHALRTRNMPGHLLRGVFSLCAMGLFFASLQALSLPDATALFFVAPLIMTALSVPLLKEHVGPRRWAAVVVGLCGVLIIVRPGNGVFGWAALLPMGAALSYSLIIVATRFVGRSETAPAMALWYTAVPITVGAAAMPFVWVAPTPVDWLIFAAAGCCGGFGILLLSAAFRLAPVGALAPFDYTALLWAAAWGWLIWSDLPDLWTLVGVAVIAASGLYIIRREAVARRAAKKNPRPGGPGGDG; encoded by the coding sequence GTGACCGCCGGCACCGCAAGCCTCGACGCGGCCGACGCGCCGGACAACGTGCCGGTCGGGATCGGCCTGATCCTGGTCGCGGTCCTGCTGCTGTCGAGCATGGACGCGGCGATCAAGCTGCTGGGCGAGCGCTATCCGCTGATGCAGCTGGTGTTCCTGCGCTCGCTGATCGGGGTGGTGCCGGTGCTGGCCCATGTCGCCGTGACCCGCCAGTGGCATGCGCTGCGCACGCGCAACATGCCGGGGCACCTGCTGCGCGGGGTGTTCTCGCTGTGCGCGATGGGCCTGTTCTTCGCCAGCCTGCAAGCGCTGTCGCTGCCGGATGCGACTGCGCTGTTCTTCGTGGCGCCGTTGATCATGACCGCACTTTCGGTGCCGCTGCTGAAGGAGCATGTCGGGCCGCGTCGCTGGGCCGCGGTCGTCGTCGGCCTGTGCGGTGTGCTGATCATCGTGCGGCCGGGCAACGGCGTCTTCGGCTGGGCGGCCCTGCTGCCGATGGGGGCGGCGCTCAGCTACTCGCTGATCATCGTCGCCACCCGCTTCGTCGGCCGCAGCGAGACGGCGCCGGCGATGGCGCTATGGTACACGGCGGTGCCGATCACGGTCGGCGCGGCGGCGATGCCCTTCGTCTGGGTGGCGCCGACGCCGGTCGACTGGCTGATCTTCGCCGCCGCCGGCTGCTGCGGCGGCTTCGGCATCCTGCTGCTGTCGGCCGCGTTCCGGCTCGCACCCGTCGGGGCGCTGGCGCCGTTCGACTACACCGCACTGCTGTGGGCGGCGGCATGGGGCTGGCTGATCTGGTCGGACCTGCCCGACCTGTGGACCCTGGTCGGCGTCGCGGTGATCGCCGCCAGCGGACTCTACATCATCCGGCGCGAGGCGGTGGCGCGGCGCGCGGCCAAGAAAAATCCCCGCCCGGGCGGCCCGGGCGGGGACGGCTAG
- a CDS encoding low molecular weight protein-tyrosine-phosphatase, producing MRVLFVCTGNICRSPSAEGVLRSRLRHAGLEAAVAVDSCGTHGYHTGDPPDPRAIQIGARRGHDIAGLRARAWRRGDADAFDLILAMEQHHARWLRDRMPAAARATVARLLDRAEGQPLRDVPDPYYGGLADFERMYDLIEAGVDGWLPVLAAAR from the coding sequence ATGCGTGTGCTGTTCGTCTGCACCGGCAACATCTGCCGCTCGCCCAGCGCGGAGGGCGTCCTGCGCAGCCGCCTGCGGCACGCCGGGCTCGAGGCGGCCGTCGCGGTCGATTCCTGCGGCACCCACGGCTACCACACCGGCGACCCGCCGGACCCGCGCGCGATCCAGATCGGCGCGCGCCGCGGCCACGACATCGCCGGCCTGCGGGCGCGGGCCTGGCGGCGCGGCGACGCGGACGCTTTCGACCTGATCCTGGCGATGGAGCAGCACCACGCCCGCTGGCTGCGCGACCGCATGCCGGCGGCTGCGCGCGCGACTGTCGCGCGCCTGCTCGACCGCGCCGAAGGCCAGCCGCTGCGCGATGTGCCCGACCCCTACTATGGCGGCCTCGCCGATTTCGAGCGGATGTACGACCTGATCGAAGCCGGCGTCGACGGCTGGCTGCCGGTCCTGGCGGCGGCGCGGTGA
- a CDS encoding NAD-dependent deacylase, whose amino-acid sequence MAWEASDFRERMAALRAAHGAVVVLTGAGISRESGLHTFRDADGIWASVSIDEVATPQAFARDPARVHAFYNQRRRGLLDPVVLPNPAHAALARLERDWPGAVLVVTQNIDDLHERAGSRTLVHMHGELLKARCGGCGTVIRCREDLAPAHPCVACGNAGGVRPHVVWFGEMPLELDRIYHALGQASLFAAIGTSGTVYPAAGFVDAVPRGCVTVEINLEPSEGASRFVHRIHGPAGTAVPAFVDALCGGDG is encoded by the coding sequence ATGGCATGGGAAGCGTCCGATTTCCGCGAGCGAATGGCCGCCCTGCGCGCGGCGCATGGTGCGGTCGTGGTGTTGACCGGCGCGGGGATCAGCCGTGAGTCCGGCCTGCACACCTTCCGCGACGCCGACGGCATCTGGGCCAGCGTCAGCATCGATGAGGTGGCGACGCCGCAGGCCTTCGCCCGCGATCCCGCCCGCGTCCACGCCTTCTACAACCAGCGCCGCCGCGGCCTGCTCGACCCGGTCGTCCTGCCCAACCCGGCCCACGCCGCCTTGGCGCGGCTGGAGCGCGACTGGCCCGGCGCGGTGCTGGTGGTGACGCAGAACATCGACGACCTGCACGAGCGGGCCGGCAGCCGCACGCTGGTGCATATGCACGGCGAGCTCCTGAAGGCGCGCTGCGGCGGCTGCGGCACGGTGATCCGATGTCGCGAGGACCTGGCGCCCGCCCACCCCTGCGTCGCCTGCGGCAATGCCGGCGGGGTACGCCCGCATGTGGTCTGGTTCGGCGAGATGCCGCTGGAGCTCGACCGGATCTATCACGCGCTCGGCCAGGCCAGCCTGTTTGCCGCGATCGGCACGTCCGGCACGGTCTATCCGGCGGCCGGCTTCGTCGACGCGGTCCCGCGCGGCTGCGTCACCGTCGAGATCAACCTGGAACCGTCGGAGGGCGCCAGCCGTTTCGTCCACCGCATCCATGGCCCCGCCGGCACTGCGGTGCCCGCATTCGTCGATGCCCTGTGCGGCGGCGATGGCTGA
- a CDS encoding ABC transporter substrate-binding protein — MKRLLAGAAIAVCAGAAAQAKTLVYCSEGSPEGFNPALFTAGTTFDASSKTIFNRLVEFDRGTTNVVPGLAESWDVSDDGLEYTFHLRQGVKFQSNADFTPTRDFNADDVIHSFMRQLDTANPYHDLSGGSYEYFVSMSMPDLLAGIDRVDDYTVRFRLNAPEAPFLANLAMDFASIMSLEHAEAMTAAGTPEKIDLEPIGTGPFQLVNYQQDAVIRYAAFQDYWAGPAAIDTLVFSITPDASVRYAKLQAGECHVMPYPNPADIEDMRSNADITLLEQEGLNVGYLGFNVEKEPFDDVRVRQALNMAIDKQAIIDIIYQGAGTVAKNPIPPTIWSYNDDVVDYPYDPDAAKALLAEAGFPDGFTTDIWAMPVQRPYNPNAGRMAELIQADWAEIGVQSEIVTYEWAEYLERTKNGEQQTFMLGWTGDNGDPDNFLYVLLGCDAVGSANRSRWCNQEFNDLLVQAKRTTDIAERTALYEQSQVIFKQEAPWVTIAHSVVFMPVRNEVIDYRIDPLGGHIFYGVDLAE, encoded by the coding sequence ATGAAACGCCTGCTGGCAGGCGCCGCCATCGCGGTCTGCGCCGGCGCCGCGGCGCAGGCAAAGACGCTGGTCTACTGCTCGGAAGGCAGCCCGGAAGGGTTCAACCCCGCACTCTTCACCGCCGGCACCACGTTCGATGCATCTTCGAAGACGATCTTCAACCGGCTGGTCGAATTCGACCGCGGCACCACTAATGTCGTGCCCGGCCTGGCGGAGTCGTGGGACGTGTCCGACGACGGCCTAGAATACACCTTCCACCTGCGCCAGGGCGTCAAGTTCCAGAGCAACGCGGACTTCACGCCGACGCGCGATTTCAACGCCGACGACGTCATCCACAGCTTCATGCGTCAACTGGACACGGCGAACCCCTATCACGACCTGTCCGGCGGCAGCTACGAGTACTTCGTGTCGATGAGCATGCCCGACCTGCTGGCCGGCATCGACCGGGTCGACGACTACACCGTGCGCTTCCGGCTGAATGCGCCCGAGGCGCCGTTCCTGGCCAACCTGGCGATGGACTTCGCCTCGATCATGTCGCTGGAGCACGCCGAGGCGATGACCGCGGCCGGCACGCCGGAGAAGATCGACCTGGAGCCGATCGGCACCGGGCCGTTCCAGTTGGTCAACTACCAGCAGGACGCCGTGATCCGCTATGCGGCGTTCCAGGACTACTGGGCAGGGCCGGCGGCGATCGACACGCTGGTGTTTTCGATCACCCCCGACGCCAGCGTGCGCTATGCCAAGCTGCAGGCCGGCGAATGCCATGTGATGCCGTATCCGAACCCGGCCGACATCGAGGACATGCGCAGCAACGCCGACATCACCCTGCTTGAGCAGGAAGGCCTGAACGTCGGCTATCTCGGCTTCAACGTCGAGAAGGAGCCTTTCGACGACGTGCGCGTCCGCCAGGCCCTGAACATGGCGATCGACAAGCAGGCGATCATCGACATCATCTACCAGGGCGCCGGCACGGTCGCGAAGAACCCGATCCCGCCGACCATCTGGTCCTACAACGACGATGTCGTCGATTATCCCTATGACCCGGATGCCGCCAAGGCGCTGCTCGCCGAGGCCGGCTTCCCCGACGGCTTCACCACCGACATCTGGGCGATGCCGGTGCAGCGGCCCTACAACCCCAATGCCGGCCGCATGGCCGAACTGATCCAGGCCGACTGGGCCGAGATCGGGGTGCAGTCGGAGATCGTCACCTACGAATGGGCCGAGTATCTGGAGCGGACCAAGAACGGCGAGCAACAGACCTTCATGCTCGGCTGGACCGGCGACAACGGCGATCCGGACAACTTCCTCTACGTCCTGCTCGGCTGCGACGCGGTCGGCTCTGCCAACCGCAGCCGCTGGTGCAACCAGGAGTTCAACGACCTGCTGGTGCAGGCCAAGCGCACCACCGACATCGCCGAGCGCACGGCGCTGTACGAGCAGTCACAGGTGATCTTCAAGCAGGAGGCGCCGTGGGTGACCATCGCCCACTCGGTGGTGTTCATGCCGGTGCGCAACGAGGTGATCGACTACCGCATCGATCCGCTCGGCGGCCACATCTTCTACGGCGTCGACCTGGCCGAATAG